In the genome of Mustelus asterias chromosome 9, sMusAst1.hap1.1, whole genome shotgun sequence, the window CACAAATTCAGCATCAAGCCTGAATTTCTGGAAGATGTTTGTTCCAGTGCAAAAAAAGAATTTGCTCTATAACTAAATGTAATCATACCCCTGTAAATTAAATACCAGCAGTTCAGTCTGTTGAGTATCGTGCAGAGTTGTCTAATATCTGGATTGGAACCCACCGCTGCAAGTCCAAGATGTACATGTAGGGCTGTTGCTTCATTTGGTTTCAAAGCTTTGCAAAGTGTTTGCTGTTAGAACAGTTGAAAGATCCAGCTGTAACAAAGCAGTTAAAAGTTGGGCACACACAATTGCAAACACTGAAACGAGAAAAGGAATCTGTCCTGAATTGTTTCTCAGACTTTCACCAGTTGGATCAGATGGAACATGAGACACTAAGGtcagaaaataataaatcaatcacttTTTGCAAAGCTTGCCAATTATATTTTCTTAAAATTTTATCTCAGTGATTTCGGATGCAGAGTTACCAAATAACAATAttgtgggatggcacagtggttagcactgctgcctcaaagcaccaggattcgattcctggcttgagtcactgtctgtgcggagtttgcacgttctccctgtgtctgcgtgggtttcctcggggtgctccggtttcctccctgatgcgcgattaaatcactcgggagactagattgtacccgggaaataaaggcttttattactgacaagaatggagcacactatatacaatacaatcccagactaaagggtctccaggcagtgcagtgacctttatatttccccaggtaggcggagccaactggagtgtaccacagagcaatatcaacaggtagaacagcccaaccctaacaccaacagtgacaacagtaacatatctacaaaccccatagtgctgaccatctatggctcagccctcatagtggtaaccaactatggttcaccacactcccacagtccaaaaatgtgcaggttaggtggattggccatactaaattgctccttagtgtcagggagattagcggtgtaaagacatggggttacggggataggacctgggtggggttgttgtttggcgcagactcattgggccgaatggcttctgcactgtagggaattctatgaacGATATTTTACCTATTTCCTTCTTAGTTCTCATAAAATAaatagaaagggtttaataaataTCTGCTTTAAAGCACCTCCAGTGCCTCCAGTCAGACATATGAAGCATAGTCCGCAGCCAAGGAGACACCTGTTAAGTTTCAGGCAGTAAATTGCATTCTtaccactgagagagaatttcagTGCTATGTGTAAAATGTGTTAAGAGTGCTGTGGGAGTGTACACTTTCTTGAAACATTGAAAAAAGACTCGACTGCAATTTATAAAGTTCCCAGGGGGTCCCTGAACATTTCGAACCAGCTTGATGCTGCACTGAGATATACATTGTCAAGCcaaagtgatgtgtgtgtgatGCCTTCCTTCAGGTGATCTCTCAGCATTGTGTCCCAATGTCAGAACAAGACTTGACTCCAGAGTGAGATTGTCACTTTTGTTCTGAAACAGAAGCGACTCTGCAAAAATGCAAAAGACATCAAAACCACTCCACTCTGAcactcaattgtttaggttttgacaatgggcggcacagtagcacaatggttagcactgctgcctcacggcatcagggacccaggttcaattcctgatttgggtcgctgtctgtgtggagtctgcatgttctccccgtgtctgcatgggtttcctccgggtgctccagtttccttggtCATTGAAGCCAATGGCCTTCTTATGTGCTGTTACAATTCCATGATCCCAGCCTGATGAGTAACCAGTTGGTGTAGGTTGTGGGAGCAGGTAGATCCTCATTGCTGGAGGGGGAGATGTGAAGGGGTTGGGCGGTGCTATAAGAGGGATCATCCTGGGGtaaagacgtgctgattggggtgcattgacccgaacaggcaccagagtgtggactaggggaatttcacagtaacttcattgcagtgttaatgaacactgctttacttgtaactaataaataaactttactttgcatctgagTAACTAAGATTCATATTAGCAtcaaaataaattatttattgTGAAACTTTCTTTCTTCAGGACATAACTCAAAATTTCTGATTTTTACTCCTGAAATAAAGCATTttgcgattgttgtaaaaagttATAATACGTTGGTGATAAAATTCACCTCAGATTTATGAAAAAGTGTTGCATGCTGAAACTTCTTTAGTTTAGCCTGGAAATTCAGCTGTGTACTGTTATCAATACACCCTGGGAGAATTTaaaccaaaacaaaaacagacagGTTTGAGGCAAGTGGGAGTTAAAGCCTCAAGACGTTGGATTTTCCAACCCAAACTCACCTCCGACCCATTCACCTCCAACCTTAACTGGGGCAGAAGATGGGGATGCACTAATTAAAGGGGCCAGTTGGCACCTCAGATATATTGGTGATGTTGTAAACCTCATTGTCGTTCAACTTTGCGTTTAACTATAGACAGCCAGGTTTCTCAGCTTCAGAGAACCCAGCAACTATGTTCAGGTGAGAACCTGGTGGATCCAGCAGGTGAGTATGTCTACCTTCAGGATACAGGAGGTGTCCCTGTCTAGGCAACCCCCTTGATGTGGCACcctacctcttaaccttctccttgaGGCCTCCGATGCTTACCCCttgcccctccaccccactccttAAATCTCTGGAGTTCCACTccatcaccccctgcccaccAAGTCTTCCaatcccccatccccactccaatCAGTTTCTAATGCCCCTCCCCTTACCCCAACATCTGAGGCCTCTGAACAGGCCCTTCCCAAAGGCCTCCAGTGCTGCCAGGCACCTGATGTCACACCAGGCCTCTGATTTCCCTGGGTCCCCCTGCCTCTAATCGCCACTGCTATACCCCAGGATGATCCCTCTTATAGCACCGCCCAACCCCTTcacacctccccctccagcaATGAGGATCTACctcaggattggaggatagcgaatgtggtcccgttgtttaagaagggtagcagggataacccaggaaattataggccggtgagcttgacgtccgtggtagggaagttgttggagaggattattagagacaggatgtatgtgcatttagaacggaacaatctcattagtgacagacagcatggttttgtaagagggaggtcatgccttacaaatttggtggagttttttgaggaagtgacaaaaacggttgatgaaggaagggccgtggatgtcgtctatatggatttcagtaaggcatttgacaaagtcccacatggcaggttggttaagaaggttaaggctcatgggatacaaggagaagtggctcgatgggtggagaactggcttggccataggagacagagggtagtggtcgaagggtctttttccggctggaggtctgtgaccagtggtgttccgcagggctctgtactgggacctctgctgtttgtgatatatataaatgatttggaagaaggtgtaactggtgtaatcagcaagtttgcggatgacacaaagatggctggaattgcggatagcgaagagcattgtcgggcaatacagcaggatatagataggctggaaaattgggcggagaggtggcagatggaatttaatccggataaatgcgaagtgatgcattttggaagaaataatgtagggaggagttatgcaataaatggcagagtcatcaggagtatagaaacacagagggacctaggtgtgcaagtccacaaatccttgaaggtggcaacacaggtggagaaggtggtgaagaaggcatatggtatgcttgcctttataggacggggtatagagtataaaagctggagtctgatgatgcagctgtatagaacgctggttaggccgcatttggagtactgcgtccagttctggtcgccgcactaccagaaggacgtggaggcgttagagagagtgcagagaaggtttaccaggatgttgcctggtatggagggtcttagctatgaggagagattgggtagactggggttgttctccttggaaagacggagaatgaggggagatctgatagaggtgtacaagattatgaaggggatagatagggtgaacagtgggaagctttttcccaggtcggaggtgacgatcacgaggggtcacaggctcaagctgagaggggcgaagtataactcagacatcagagggacgttttttacacagagggtggtgggggcctggaatgcgctgccaagtagggtggtggaggcaggcacgctgacatcgtttaagacttatctggatagtcacatgagcagcctgggaatggagggatacaaacgattggtctagttggaccaaggagcggcacaggcttggagggccgaagggcctgtttcctgtgctgtactgttctttgttctttgtacctgctcccacaatCTACACCAACTGGTTACTCATCAGGCTGGGATCATGGAATTGTAACAGCAcataagaaggccatttgacccattctaTCTGTGCTGGCCCTCGTAAGAAATACAATAttgctaccccccctcccccccccacgccctctcCCCACATCCTTGCACAAGTATTCAGAAAAGTTGGAAAAATGTACCGCACAGGAAGAAGCCACCCTGAAAAATGAGACCCCCTCCCGccagcctaatcccattttccagcacttggtcattGAAGCCAAGGGTGCAACAAGTGAAAGCCCAGGTCGTTGTATTGGGATTTTTTATTCTTAGAGAGAGGGTTTTTTTGCAAATAATTAAAGCCTCTTTTGAAATGAGGGAGAATTGACACAAGTACAGACTGTGATTGTACAATAATTTTGGCGTGAAATTTCCAGTCTGAAAGGTATTGAATTATTTAATTGCAGTTTGAAAGTTTAGGACACAGGCAGTCTGCCCTAAAACCGCCTGATTGTAAATGTTATCTGATTGAAACAGCTATGAGCATTCTGGAAAAGCAAAATAACAGTGGTTAGTCTCTCAGCCTCCAGGTAATGAGCTTCGCCTGGCAGGAGTGAATATTCCCCTTGTCATGTTTTCTGAAATGGTGATATAAAATGAAAGAACAGATAGAACACTTTTTGGGGAAGTTTTAAAGCCCTGTTTGTATATTTATGGAATTGTGGTGTTGCCAATTGGGATTGGACGTCATGCTTTATTCGAATGCAGGGGAAATCATCCAGGAATATTCCAAAAGCATAGAGAAGGGAAAACAGGAAGAAAGCATCATGAGATGAGGTTACAAAATGGTTTAGTGATATGCTGATTCAGAGTACTAACACATTTCTTTTTTCCTTTTTCTTCAGATTACAATAATAAATTGAACTCAAGAAAACAAACATCCAATAAATTATGAATGTTGAACAAGATGACATTGCATCCACAGCAGATGATGATAGGTCCAAAGTTTAACAGGGCCATACTCGACCCCTTATTTGTGCTGCTGTTGGCTCTACAACTTCTCGTGGTGGCCGGTTTGGTCAGAGCTCAGACGTGCCCTTCCGTGTGCTCCTGTAGTAACCAGTTCAGCAAAGTGATCTGTACACGACGGAACTTGAGGGAAGTGCCAGATAGCATCTCCATCAACACGCGTTACTTGAACCTGCAAGAAAACGGGATACAAGTCATCAAAGCTGACAGCTTCAAGCACTTGCGGCACCTGGAGATTCTGCAGTTAAGCAAGAACCACATTCGACAGATTGAAGTTGGGGCCTTCAATGGTCTAACAAACCTCAACACCCTGGAGCTGTTTGACAACCGCCTGTCCACCATTCCCAGTGGAGCTTTTGAGTACCTCTCCAAACTGAAGGAACTGTGGTTGAGGAATAATCCAATTGAAAGTATACCATCTTATGCTTTCAATCGAGTTCCTTCTCTTAGGAGATTAGATTTAGGTGAGCTAAAGAGACTTGAATACATCTCTGATAGAGCCTTTGAAGGTCTCTCAAATTTAAGATATTTGAATCTCGGAATGTGTAATCTTCGGGAAATTCCTAACCTCACGCCTCTGACAAAATTGGAGGAACTGGAACTATCAGGGAATCGGCTTTCTCTAATCCGGCCGGGCTCCTTCCAGGGTTTGACGAACCTGCAGAAACTGTGGATGATGCATGCTCAAATCCAGGTGATTGAGAGGAATGCCTTTGATGACCTTCAGTCACTAATAGAGCTTAACTTGGCGCACAATAACCTGACTCTGTTGCCTCATGACCTCTTCACCCCCCTTCACCACCTCGAGCGGGTCCACTTGCATCACAACCCATGGAACTGCAACTGTGACATCTTGTGGCTGAGCTGGTGGCTGAAAGAGATTGTGCCCTCCAACACAACATGTTGTGCTCGTTGTCACGCGCCCCCGAGTTTAAAAGGGAATTATATTGGGGAACTGGACCAGAACAAATTTAACTGCTATGCTCCAGTGATTGTTGAGGCTCCCACAGACCTCAATCTAACAGAGGGCATGGCTGCAGAACTCAAGTGTCGAGCCTCAACCTCCATGACCTCAGTGAGTTGGATTACTCCAAATGGCACAATCATGACCCATGGAGCTTACAAAGTTCGGATCTCTGTGCTCAATGATGGCACATTAAATTTTACAAATGTGACTGCCCAGGACACTGGGTTGTACACGTGTTTGGTGAGTAATTCTGCAGGGAATACAACAGCGTCAGCTACACTCAATGTGACTGCGACAGAAAACAGCACCTTCACTTATTTCACAACCGTCACCGTGGAGACTATGGAACCCTCTGTACAGGTACACACAACGGATGACAAGTTTAGACCTACACCATTCAGCGACTGGGATACGACATTTGTGACGACCTCCTTGACTCCGCGGAGCACAAAGTCAACGGAAAAAACAATCACTGTCGCTATTACTGACGCAGGAGGGAATCTCATGCCAGGTCTGGATGAGGTGATGAAAACCACAAAGATTATTATTGGTTGTTTTGTAGCCATCACACTGATGGCAGCGGTGATGTTGATCATTTTTTACAAAATGCGCAAGCAGCATCACCACCAGAATCACCATGCTCCCAGCAGGACCATCGAGATTATCAGTGTCAATGATGACATCGCGGGAAGTACTGCCATGGACAGTCACCTGGCTATGCCCGCCATAGAGCATGAGCATATGAACCACTATAACTCATATAAAGCTCCATTCAACCACACCACCACAGTAAATACAATAAACACACTACACAGCTCTGTGCATGAACCATTATTGATGCGAGTGAACTCGAAGGACAATGTACAAGAGACACAAATAtgagttgggttggggttggggggggggggcggggagggtgggggggggacacaaATTTACAAATGACAAACAGGACAAGGCTGATTCTACTGTTTAAAAGAAGTGTCTTTAAAGAGGTTTATTTATTAAAAATAATTCTATTGTGATCTAAAATAGAGACAATTATGTGTATTCTAAACACTGATTTGACATACAATGCTGCGCCCATTAATTTAGTCATCACCATGTTTTTTCATAGGGGATTTTGATTCTCTAAGGGACTATTCAGATATTTTGTAAGAATTACATTTCACATGGGGTTTTTATGGTGAATTCTAGTGGTGAGATTCGGTCTGTTTTGTCTCTTTCTGTTACTTCATGAGCTCTTACAACTGGTAATGACAGGGAATGCAGTATTAGAGGTAGATTTATATTAAATCTTTTATTTTCCATGTATCATCTTGTTCTATATTTACAAACAGAATTATTCTGTGAAGATtgcttgtaaaaaaaaaacaaagtccaCATACCCAATGATCTTTTAAACAATTCTAGATCCAGAATTTGTAGCTTAAATACTAAATAAGATTATAAATAAACTATTGTTGGTTTTCAGTACCTTCAAATATCTAAATTAATGATTCTGAAGACAACAGTTGGACAATGtattttcagtattctgtaacgtgTTAACCTCAGTCTGAGGGAATCAGCAATATGAATTTGGATAGTTCAAATCTAATTCAATTAGTCGGATAGCTGGACTATCTTTTTCATTTAAGTTTAAGGTGACACAAGGTTATGGAGATATGACAAATTGCCATCCTAGTCGTAAGAGATGCTTTGCAAAAAATGGTGGGTGAGAAATCAATTAGAATTTCCTCTTTATACTTACTCAATGTTTAATTCTGGGTGCTCAGCACAGCGATGCTATTAAGCTCTCTGAGGGATCTCTCAGCAAGTCATACAGAAGCCACATGAAGCTGGCATACAAAAAACAAAACAAGCTTACTTCACATTAAAGGTTATTCCATTGAAAACTCAGTGAAGTAGCTGGACTGGTCACATTGTCGCATCCGGATGAGAAGATTGTACACGTAACCTCTCAATTAAAGATCATACTGAATGCTGCTGCTATCCCTAACTGCCATTGAGAACACGCTATATATTTTGTTGCAATCTTAACATTTCTGTCTGTCCTGATGGGCTGTAAAAGTTCAATTGTCCTAATCTTTGTTAATCCAGTTTCTAGCAAAATAGTTCTCCAAGAAAATCTCAGGAGTCTGTTTCGGTTTATTAGAAAATCTTAGATGAATATTTTCAATGTCATGAAGACATCAGCAAGTTGAAATTGTACATCACCCTGACTTGGTCATATATTGCTTTATATCATTGTTATTCAGGCAATATCCTGGAATTGATTATCTTGTAGCATTATGGGAGAGCAATCACAAGAAGGTCTGAAGGAGGTGGCCCACCACTATCCCCATCCCCGCCATCACCCCCTCACAGTAACTAAGGACAAGCCCATCCTGCAAACAAAATaataagaaaaaaataatttgatttaatttatggcTGCGTAAGTAATGTCCATTAACTACATGTGGGCATTGGAGATCACAAATTGCACCTGTTATAATTTGTGTAACAAGTATAATCGAAGGACAGTGCGTTACCTTCACCGCTTGATGTAAAATGAGGGTAATCAGTGTTCTATTTTCCACAATGCGATGTGAGGTCAGTGTAATAGTTGGAGTGAAAGAATGGCTTGGGCAACATTCAGACCGAAGAATTTCTCTTTCACCAGCCCTTCAGTGAAAGAACAGGAAACCAGTATAATATAAAAGGACAATAGGCATGTTGTCAGGTTACCACAGAATCCCTTAATTCATGCCAGCAAAGACACTTTTGCCCTTTTCAAGGTACTAAAAGCAATTTCCTTGGTAACTGGAATGAGAGTGGAAGAAAGGTCGGAGTGAAGACTATTTTAATTCTATTGTTTTCCTTTAGAAAAAAAAAGTCTGTCCTTAATGTAATAAAATTACAGCATTTACTCTGAAAGGCGCAGTTACATTTACTGTGACCAGGTTTACATTCACATTGAGAGAACCTTTTGTGAAACAATCGTGATGAGCTACTGAATGATATCCCATTAAGAAATGCTCTAACACATTGGCAAATCACTCAGCATTATAACGAGAAAAACTCCTTGCCCAGTGCATTCATCTTTGGTGGCAATGCCCCGATTCGCATCCTGATGTTTTAGATATCTTAGAACATGTTGATACCGGAGAGGTGTGGAACCACTTGTCCTCCAGTTTCATTCTTCGAGCGTAGCTCTGAACTTGTGCAGAAGCTCTGAAAGGTTAGAGAGTGCTGGCTAGGGTCACTTTTGAACATACATTTCAAATTAAATGATGCTGATCTTTTGGTTCTGCAGGCAGACCTTAATGGATATTGTTTAGTATTTGATCTCAATATTATGCAAGCCAGCAACTCGTTTCGCTTCTTTAAGAATCAGAGCACACTGCAGGTCCAAGGTGAGGAACAACGGGGAAGGCAAAAGACAGCATTATGTACATTGAGACACAGTAACTGCATGTAGTTTGCATTAATAGGGAGTAAACTCAAGATCAAATATAGAGGAAGCTCACATCCTGGTGGAGTCCCTTCAGAGGATGAAGAGAAGGGTTAGAATGCATTAAAGCTGAGCACTTCAATTACATTCCCTCAAATCTGACACACCTCCACCCTATGAACTATGAGCTATTGGAAGTAGATAGTAAAGAATGCTGCCTGGTTATTTCTCATGGAAAAAATATTTTCAGATGCAATTGAAAGTAGCTGCCCCTGGCACTCAGATATGTACAACTTGAACATCCAAGTAGagagtggcacagtagcacagtggttagcattgctgcctcacagcgccaggaacccggttcgaatcccagtttggatcactgtctgtgtggagtctgcacgttttccccgtgtctgtgtgggttttctccgggtgctccggtttcctcccacagtctgaaacatgtgctggttagggtgcattggccatgctaaattcttcctcagtgtacccgagcaggcactggagtgtggcgattaggggattttcacagtaacttcattgcagtattaatgtaagcctacttgtgacactaataaataaacttttaagggaAATGGCAAGAAAGGAGAAGGCACATGAAGAAGCGTGGGCCTCAGGTTTGTCCAGTGGCATCTGTTCAAGGAACATATTGTCAGAATTTAATACAATCTTCATTACAGAGTTATGTGAAGTCTGCAAAAAACGTAACCAAGCAACTTCCCCATGGTAACAGTGCCCTTCAAGAATTATAGTTTCCCGACATTACAGCAGCTTATTAAAAGACACAGGTGAATACCACAAGCTGAGCCGTGTGATCTTATGGCTCGGAATGCAGTCTTCATGAATGTCATCAAACACAGAACATCAACAGCAAAATGAAGGGCTGA includes:
- the lrrc4ca gene encoding leucine rich repeat containing 4C, a; translated protein: MLNKMTLHPQQMMIGPKFNRAILDPLFVLLLALQLLVVAGLVRAQTCPSVCSCSNQFSKVICTRRNLREVPDSISINTRYLNLQENGIQVIKADSFKHLRHLEILQLSKNHIRQIEVGAFNGLTNLNTLELFDNRLSTIPSGAFEYLSKLKELWLRNNPIESIPSYAFNRVPSLRRLDLGELKRLEYISDRAFEGLSNLRYLNLGMCNLREIPNLTPLTKLEELELSGNRLSLIRPGSFQGLTNLQKLWMMHAQIQVIERNAFDDLQSLIELNLAHNNLTLLPHDLFTPLHHLERVHLHHNPWNCNCDILWLSWWLKEIVPSNTTCCARCHAPPSLKGNYIGELDQNKFNCYAPVIVEAPTDLNLTEGMAAELKCRASTSMTSVSWITPNGTIMTHGAYKVRISVLNDGTLNFTNVTAQDTGLYTCLVSNSAGNTTASATLNVTATENSTFTYFTTVTVETMEPSVQVHTTDDKFRPTPFSDWDTTFVTTSLTPRSTKSTEKTITVAITDAGGNLMPGLDEVMKTTKIIIGCFVAITLMAAVMLIIFYKMRKQHHHQNHHAPSRTIEIISVNDDIAGSTAMDSHLAMPAIEHEHMNHYNSYKAPFNHTTTVNTINTLHSSVHEPLLMRVNSKDNVQETQI